Proteins encoded within one genomic window of Hevea brasiliensis isolate MT/VB/25A 57/8 chromosome 8, ASM3005281v1, whole genome shotgun sequence:
- the LOC110671935 gene encoding ras-related protein RABC2a isoform X2, whose product MTGSSSKGGNNSYDYSFKILLIGDSGVGKSSILLSFISNSVHDLSPTVGVDFKIKMVNVGGKRLKLTIWDTAGQERFGTLMSSYYRGAHGIILDIWAKEVELYSTNQDCIKVLIGNKVDKDSERAVSREEGMALAEEHKCSFLECSAKTRENVLQCFKELIVKILEVPSLLEKGPVIIKQQILKQKPGYQAPHNGGCCS is encoded by the exons ATGACGGGTTCTTCTTCTAAAGGAGGGAATAATAGTTATGATTACTCTTTCAAGATTTTGTTGATTGGAGATTCTGGTGTTGGCAAGAGTAGTATCCTTctcagtttcatttccaattctgTTCACGATCTTTCTCCTACAGTTG GCGTTGATTTCAAGATCAAGATGGTCAACGTTGGTGGGAAGAGATTGAAGCTTACAATTTGGGACACAG CTGGGCAGGAAAGGTTTGGAACATTAATGAGTTCTTACTACAGGGGGGCACATGGAATTATCCTTG ATATATGGGCAAAGGAAGTGGAGCTCTACTCCACTAATCAAGATTGTATCAAAGTTCTTATTGGAAATAAAGTTGATAAG GACAGTGAAAGAGCTGTAAGTAGGGAGGAGGGAATGGCTCTTGCTGAGGAACATAAATGTTCATTTCTTGAATGTAGTGCTAAAACCAGAGAAAATGTGCTGCAATGTTTCAAAGAACTCATAGTAAAG ATACTGGAGGTACCTAGTTTATTGGAGAAGGGACCTGTAATCATCAAACAACAGATTTTAAAACAGAAACCAGGATACCAGGCACCACATAATGGTGGTTGCTGCTCCTAA
- the LOC110671935 gene encoding ras-related protein RABC2a isoform X1, whose protein sequence is MTGSSSKGGNNSYDYSFKILLIGDSGVGKSSILLSFISNSVHDLSPTVGVDFKIKMVNVGGKRLKLTIWDTAGQERFGTLMSSYYRGAHGIILVYDVTRRETFTNLSDIWAKEVELYSTNQDCIKVLIGNKVDKDSERAVSREEGMALAEEHKCSFLECSAKTRENVLQCFKELIVKILEVPSLLEKGPVIIKQQILKQKPGYQAPHNGGCCS, encoded by the exons ATGACGGGTTCTTCTTCTAAAGGAGGGAATAATAGTTATGATTACTCTTTCAAGATTTTGTTGATTGGAGATTCTGGTGTTGGCAAGAGTAGTATCCTTctcagtttcatttccaattctgTTCACGATCTTTCTCCTACAGTTG GCGTTGATTTCAAGATCAAGATGGTCAACGTTGGTGGGAAGAGATTGAAGCTTACAATTTGGGACACAG CTGGGCAGGAAAGGTTTGGAACATTAATGAGTTCTTACTACAGGGGGGCACATGGAATTATCCTTG tTTATGATGTGACCCGCCGAGAGACATTCACAAACTTGTCAGATATATGGGCAAAGGAAGTGGAGCTCTACTCCACTAATCAAGATTGTATCAAAGTTCTTATTGGAAATAAAGTTGATAAG GACAGTGAAAGAGCTGTAAGTAGGGAGGAGGGAATGGCTCTTGCTGAGGAACATAAATGTTCATTTCTTGAATGTAGTGCTAAAACCAGAGAAAATGTGCTGCAATGTTTCAAAGAACTCATAGTAAAG ATACTGGAGGTACCTAGTTTATTGGAGAAGGGACCTGTAATCATCAAACAACAGATTTTAAAACAGAAACCAGGATACCAGGCACCACATAATGGTGGTTGCTGCTCCTAA
- the LOC110671938 gene encoding monocopper oxidase-like protein SKU5 — protein sequence MAGLGHHRGLAVFIKLLVVLVARANGADILLEWNVSLDTTIKPISVDQPVITINGMFPGPLINSTTNDLVHVNVFNNLDEPLLFTWNGIQQRLNSWQDGVSGTNCPIQPGTNWTYVFQTKDQIGSFFYFPSINFHKAAGGFGPIRVNNRNVIAVPFPKPEAEFDLLIGDWYHNSYKRTREMMNRLTETDEISPDTILMNGKGPYGRLLTKAYESFTVTKGKTYRFRISNVGSAFSFNFRIQNHKMVLVETEGSYPNQITMDSLDVHVGQSYSVLVTMDQNEADYYIVATPLLLNTTTTTSLVGVGVLHYSNSLTQANGPLPTGPDPFDLVWSVNQAKSIRWNMTTGAARPNPQGTFNVTNVTITQTFILEGSMAKIEGALRYTVNNVSYCTVNTPLKLADYFVNGSNVYQPIDWFPVSAVKAEATYGISVATGIHKGWIEIVFVNSLDVMDSWHLDGYGFYVVGFGDGSWRPDARNTYNLFDPVVRSTVQVYPKGWTAVYAFLDNPGMWNLRSQSLKNWYLGQELYIRVHDNDPNPAKERPPPDNLLLCGIFDDMASAPVPAPSPRSSGW from the exons ATGGCCGGTCTTGGCCACCACAGGGGGCTAGCAGTGTTCATAAAGTTGCTCGTAGTGCTTGTTGCGAGAGCTAATGGCGCCGATATCCTTCTAGAATGGAATGTTTCACTTGACACTACCATCAAACCTATTTCTGTTGATCAACCT GTTATTACCATCAATGGAATGTTCCCTGGACCCCTTATCAATTCAACCACCAATGATTTAGTCCATGTGAATGTTTTTAATAATTTGGATGAGCCATTGCTCTTTACATG GAATGGGATACAACAAAGGCTCAACTCATGGCAGGATGGAGTTTCTGGGACTAACTGCCCAATTCAACCTGGTACAAATTGGACTTATGTGTTCCAGACCAAGGATCAGATTGGCAGTTTTTTCTATTTTCCCTCCATTAACTTTCACAAAGCTGCTGGAGGTTTTGGTCCTATTAGAGTCAATAATCGGAACGTTATTGCTGTCCCCTTCCCCAAACCAGAAGCTGAGTTTGATCTTCTCATTGGTGACTGGTATCATAACAGTTACAAG AGGACTAGGGAAATGATGAACAGGCTAACCGAGACAGATGAAATAAGTCCTGATACTATACTGATGAATGGCAAAGGCCCTTATGGCCGTCTATTAACCAAGGCCTATGAGTCCTTCACTGTCACAAAAG GAAAGACTTACAGGTTCAGGATATCAAATGTAGGGAGTGCATTTAGTTTCAACTTCAGGATTCAAAACCATAAAATGGTTTTGGTTGAAACAGAAGGCTCTTACCCGAATCAGATAACAATGGATTCACTTGATGTGCATGTCGGCCAGTCCTATTCAGTTCTTGTCACAATGGATCAGAATGAAGCTGATTACTACATTGTTGCAACTCCTTTGTTGCTCAACACCACTACTACTACTAGCCTTGTGGGTGTAGGAGTGCTACACTACTCCAATTCCCTTACACAAGCTAATGGTCCTCTACCTACAGGGCCTGACCCCTTTGATTTGGTTTGGtcagttaatcaagctaaatctATTAG GTGGAACATGACAACAGGAGCTGCAAGGCCCAACCCACAAGGAACTTTTAATGTAACAAATGTTACCATAACACAGACCTTCATCCTAGAAGGCTCTATGGCGAAAATTGAAGGTGCACTGCGCTACACTGTCAACAATGTCTCATATTGCACTGTAAATACCCCTTTGAAGCTTGCAGATTACTTCGTCAATGGATCCAACGTATATCAACCTATAGATTGGTTCCCAGTTAGTGCTGTCAAAGCTGAGGCTACCTATGGAATTTCTGTTGCCACTGGAATTCACAAAGGCTGGATTGAAATTGTGTTTGTCAATAGTTTGGATGTCATGGATTCTTGGCATTTAGACGGATATGGATTCTACGTTGTTGG GTTTGGCGATGGAAGCTGGAGACCGGACGCACGAAACACTTACAACCTGTTTGATCCTGTAGTTCGCTCCACAGTGCAAGTGTATCCCAAAGGATGGACTGCAGTTTATGCATTTCTTGACAATCCTGGAATGTGGAACCTGAGATCACAAAGCTTGAAAAATTGGTACTTGGGCCAAGAACTATACATTCGAGTCCACGATAATGATCCTAACCCTGCCAAGGAACGCCCCCCACCTGATAATCTGCTTTTATGTG GTATTTTTGATGATATGGCTAGTGCACCTGTTCCTGCCCCTTCTCCAAGGTCATCGGGATGGTGA